The following are encoded in a window of Scleropages formosus chromosome 7, fSclFor1.1, whole genome shotgun sequence genomic DNA:
- the riok1 gene encoding serine/threonine-protein kinase RIO1, translated as MSGNEIVPGQFDDAEEEDRDETGLVLAALESLIGKVDLTVPDGRCRYSSEDDEDVDEDDEWDWNESGGDFTKRYTAVRSGTSQQSNRQNPSGKSLKMSTPTDKALRKFEHKINLDKLNYADSVINKVTEMQRQRDADTHRVKDKSDRATVEQVLDPRTRMILFKMLSRGVISEINGCISTGKEANVYHATTPYGESRAIKIYKTSILLFKDRDKYVSGEFRFRHGYCKGNPRKMVRTWAEKEMRNLIRLQTAQIPSPEPIMLRSHVLVMGFIGKNETPAPLLKNTPLSESKARELYLQVIQNMRRMYQEARLVHADLSEFNMLYHNGDAYIIDVSQSVEHDHPHALEFLRKDCSNINDFFLKHKVAVMTVRELFEFVTDPSITSDNIDSYMEKAMQIAADRTVEERSNQDKVDEEVFKKAYIPRTLTEVSNYERDVEDMMKMREEESSLNVQNDNILYQTVTGLRKDLSGVQTVPSLLEDSSKDGSSSSEEDDSEGSGTEESTPRREKNEEPQMDRKERKKLTKEAQREKRRNKTPKHVKKRKEKVAKMKKGR; from the exons ATGTCTGGAAACGAGATTGTCCCCGGACAGTTCGACGATGCAGAGGAAGAGGACAG AGACGAGACTGGATTGGTACTGGCGGCGTTGGAGTCACTAATTGGCAAAGTGGACTTGACCGTGCCGGATGGAAGATGTAGGTACTCCAGTGAAGACGACGAAGATGTGGATGAAGATGATGAGTGGGATTGGAATGAGTCCGGAGGAGATTTTACCAAACGCTACACAGCCGTCCGGTCCGGAACCAGTCAGCAG tcaaatAGACAGAATCCTAGCGGCAAAAGTCTGAAGATGTCAACCCCCACTGACAAGGCACTAAGAAAGTTTGAACACAAAATTAATCTAG ACAAACTCAATTACGCCGATTCTGTTATCAACAAAGTGACCGAGATGCAGAGACAAAGAGATGCAGACAC GCATCGAGTTAAAGACAAATCGGACAGAGCTACAGTCGAACAG GTCTTGGACCCAAGAACTCGAATGATTCTCTTCAAGATGCTGAGCAGAGGAGTTATATCTGAGATCAATGGCTGTATCAGCACAGGCAAAGAG GCAAATGTTTACCATGCAACCACCCCCTACGGAGAGAGCAGAGCCATTAAGATCTACAAAACCTCCATCCTGCTGTTTAAAGACCGAGACAAATATGTCAGTGGGGAGTTCAG attcCGCCATGGGTACTGCAAAGGAAATCCCAGGAAGATGGTGCGCACCTGGGCAGAGAAGGAGATGCGAAACTTGATCAG GCTGCAAACTGCGCAGATCCCCAGCCCAGAGCCCATCATGCTGCGCAGCCACGTCCTCGTCATGGGCTTCATCGGCAAGAATGAAAC ACCAGCTCCTCTCTTGAAGAACACACCTCTCTCAGAGTCCAAGGCCCGGGAACTATACCTGCAGGTCATCCAGAACATGAGGAGGATGTATCAGGAGGCACGGCTGGTGCATGCAGACCTCAGCGAGTTCAATATGCT ttaTCACAACGGTGACGCCTACATCATCGATGTGTCGCAGTCTGTGGAGCACGACCACCCTCACGCTCTCGAGTTCCTACGAAAGGACTGCAGTAACATTAACG ATTTCTTCCTGAAGCATAAGGTGGCAGTGATGACTGTTCGGGAGCTGTTTGAGTTTGTCACCGACCCCTCCATCACCAGTGACAACATTGACAGCTACATGGAAAAG GCAATGCAGATCGCAGCTGACAGAACAGTGGAGGAGAGATCCAATCAGGACAAGGTGGATGAGGAG GTTTTCAAAAAAGCCTACATTCCCCGCACACTGACAGAGGTGAGCAACTATGAGCGGGATGTGGAAGATATGATGAAGATGAGGGAGGAGGAGTCTTCGCTCAACGTCCAGAATGACAAC ATCCTGTACCAGACGGTGACGGGGCTGCGGAAGGACCTATCTGGAGTGCAGACG GTGCCTTCTCTCCTGGAGGACTCCAGCAAGGATGGGAGCTCCAGTTCGGAGGAAGATGACAGTGAAGGATCTGGGACGGAGGAGTCGACCCCCAGGAGGGAGAAGAACGAGGAGCCACAGATGGACAGGAAG gaaagaaagaaactcaCAAAGGAGGCccagagagagaagaggagaaacAAGACGCCGAAGCATGTAAAGAAGCGCAAAGAGAAGGTGGCCAAAATGAAGAAGGGCCGATAG
- the ssr1 gene encoding translocon-associated protein subunit alpha isoform X2, translated as MLKLLPKFLLLALLALPASLLLKGPVVAAQDATEDEEAAEDVIAEDEDDEAEVEDDDNTELTEEKEEDLPSGEAKASPNADTTILFVKGEDFPANNIVKFLVGFTNKGSEDFVVESLDASFRYPQDFQFYIQNFTALQLGTLVSPQRQATFEYSFIPAEPMGGRPFGLVINLNYKDSTGNVFQDAVFNQTVTVTEKEDGLDGETIFMYVFLSGLGLLLVVGLHQLLESRKRRRPAPKVEMGTSNHNDVDMSWIPQETLNQINKASPRKRTQKRSAGSDE; from the exons ATGCTGAAGCTGCTGCCGAAATTCCTCTTGCTGGCGCTGTTGGCGCTCCCAGCGAGCCTTCTGCTGAAGG GGCCTGTAGTTGCAGCGCAGGATGCAACGGAAGACGAGGAGGCTGCAGAGGATGTGATtgctgaagatgaagatgatgaagcAGAAGTTGAGGATGATGATAATACAGAACTG actgaagaaaaagaggaagaccTTCCTTCAGGAGAGGCAAAGGCATCTCCTAATGCTGACACCACTATCCTGTTTGTGAAAGGAGAAG ATTTCCCTGCCAACAACATTGTGAAGTTCTTGGTTGGCTTCACCAACAAGGGCAGCGAAGACTTTGTGGTGGAGTCCCTGGATGCCTCTTTTCGGTACCCACAGGACTTCCAATTCTACATCCAGAACTTCACAGCCTTGCAGCTGGGCACTTTGGTGTCACCACAGCGGCAGGCCACCTTTGAGTACTCCTTCATCCCTGCAGAGCCCATGGGTGGGCGTCCCTTCGGCCTGGTCATTAACCTCAACTACAAAGACAGCACC GGAAATGTGTTCCAAGATGCTGTGTTCAACCAAACTGTGACCGTCACTGAAAAAGAAGATGGTCTGGATGGAGAAAC CATCTTCATGTACGTTTTCCTGTCTGGCTTGGGTCTGCTGCTGGTGGTTGGGCTCCATCAGCTTCTGGAATCCAGGAAG AGACGAAGACCGGCACCCAAAGTGGAAATGGGCACATCAAACCATAATGACGTGGACATGAGCTGGATTCCTCAAGAGACCCTCAACCAGATCA ATAAAGCCTCGCCCCGAAAGAGGACGCAGAAGAGGTCCGCCGGCTCCGATGAGTGA
- the ssr1 gene encoding translocon-associated protein subunit alpha isoform X1, with protein MLKLLPKFLLLALLALPASLLLKGPVVAAQDATEDEEAAEDVIAEDEDDEAEVEDDDNTELTEEKEEDLPSGEAKASPNADTTILFVKGEDFPANNIVKFLVGFTNKGSEDFVVESLDASFRYPQDFQFYIQNFTALQLGTLVSPQRQATFEYSFIPAEPMGGRPFGLVINLNYKDSTGNVFQDAVFNQTVTVTEKEDGLDGETIFMYVFLSGLGLLLVVGLHQLLESRKRRRPAPKVEMGTSNHNDVDMSWIPQETLNQIMQSRRDKASPRKRTQKRSAGSDE; from the exons ATGCTGAAGCTGCTGCCGAAATTCCTCTTGCTGGCGCTGTTGGCGCTCCCAGCGAGCCTTCTGCTGAAGG GGCCTGTAGTTGCAGCGCAGGATGCAACGGAAGACGAGGAGGCTGCAGAGGATGTGATtgctgaagatgaagatgatgaagcAGAAGTTGAGGATGATGATAATACAGAACTG actgaagaaaaagaggaagaccTTCCTTCAGGAGAGGCAAAGGCATCTCCTAATGCTGACACCACTATCCTGTTTGTGAAAGGAGAAG ATTTCCCTGCCAACAACATTGTGAAGTTCTTGGTTGGCTTCACCAACAAGGGCAGCGAAGACTTTGTGGTGGAGTCCCTGGATGCCTCTTTTCGGTACCCACAGGACTTCCAATTCTACATCCAGAACTTCACAGCCTTGCAGCTGGGCACTTTGGTGTCACCACAGCGGCAGGCCACCTTTGAGTACTCCTTCATCCCTGCAGAGCCCATGGGTGGGCGTCCCTTCGGCCTGGTCATTAACCTCAACTACAAAGACAGCACC GGAAATGTGTTCCAAGATGCTGTGTTCAACCAAACTGTGACCGTCACTGAAAAAGAAGATGGTCTGGATGGAGAAAC CATCTTCATGTACGTTTTCCTGTCTGGCTTGGGTCTGCTGCTGGTGGTTGGGCTCCATCAGCTTCTGGAATCCAGGAAG AGACGAAGACCGGCACCCAAAGTGGAAATGGGCACATCAAACCATAATGACGTGGACATGAGCTGGATTCCTCAAGAGACCCTCAACCAGATCA TGCAGAGCAGACGAG ATAAAGCCTCGCCCCGAAAGAGGACGCAGAAGAGGTCCGCCGGCTCCGATGAGTGA